A genome region from Methylobacterium sp. FF17 includes the following:
- a CDS encoding helix-turn-helix domain-containing protein: protein MMPKQTTDVDRLVGLRITALRKARGLSQTALGTAVGVTFQQVQKYEKGQNRVGAGRLREIARLLEVPVSAFFEEDEVGGTQSDVFGFLSAQGAIELLRAYALIEDDQLRRDVLAIVRTASKMGKQAPAAPAAPAAPAAAAE from the coding sequence ATGATGCCTAAGCAGACCACCGACGTCGATCGCCTCGTCGGATTGAGGATCACCGCCCTGCGCAAGGCGCGCGGATTGAGTCAGACCGCCCTCGGCACTGCCGTGGGTGTGACCTTCCAGCAGGTCCAGAAATACGAGAAGGGCCAGAACCGGGTCGGTGCCGGCCGTCTGCGCGAGATCGCCCGTCTCCTCGAGGTGCCGGTCTCGGCCTTCTTCGAGGAGGACGAGGTCGGCGGGACGCAGTCCGACGTCTTCGGCTTCCTGAGTGCGCAGGGCGCCATCGAGCTGCTGCGCGCCTACGCGTTGATCGAGGACGACCAGCTGCGGCGCGACGTCCTCGCCATCGTGCGCACGGCTTCGAAGATGGGCAAGCAGGCCCCGGCGGCTCCGGCCGCCCCGGCGGCTCCGGCAGCGGCCGCCGAGTAG
- a CDS encoding antibiotic biosynthesis monooxygenase family protein produces the protein MYIAMNRFKVVKDATQDFEQVWLGRDSHLGEMPGFVEFHLLRGPEHEDHVLYASHTIWSSKADFEAWTRSEQFRKAHGRAPSTKPLYLGHPQFEGFETIQTVARPASEAVA, from the coding sequence ATGTATATCGCGATGAACCGGTTCAAAGTCGTCAAGGACGCGACGCAAGATTTCGAGCAGGTCTGGCTGGGCCGGGACTCGCATCTCGGCGAGATGCCGGGCTTCGTCGAGTTCCACCTGCTGCGGGGTCCGGAGCACGAGGACCACGTCCTCTACGCCTCTCACACGATCTGGTCGTCGAAGGCCGACTTCGAGGCCTGGACCCGCTCGGAACAGTTCCGCAAGGCCCATGGCCGGGCCCCCTCCACCAAGCCGCTCTATCTCGGTCATCCACAGTTCGAAGGGTTCGAGACCATCCAGACCGTGGCGCGGCCCGCCTCGGAAGCGGTGGCCTGA
- a CDS encoding exopolysaccharide biosynthesis polyprenyl glycosylphosphotransferase codes for MFHDRIPDVFEKLPVPRSRREVWAALLPRRRRAAFRAGLSAATALADLVGILGIAALVDVAYYLSLHGGLPAVSTSGSFELAALVALFVLLTNLVREDYSVETLLTDRPHLTRVAAVWVGAWAIALVIGFATKTTQDYSRLVSLGIFVTGLPGLILVRAAMLGVVRRAVTPASASINRVHLVGYEEDITRFYANNDAEALGLRVIGTSYLRRIDPLGDDTSRRAQLSEDLDLAVSVVRFLRPDDVFVLVPWSEASDIERCIDAFLRVPAALHLRPGSVMDRFPDLKLARVGRLSGINIGRRPLSIGELFLKRCLDVSLALVALVLLAPLFLVVAVLIRLDSPGPVFFRQKRYGFNQQPFGVFKFRSMRTDGDTVFRQATRNDNRITPIGALLRRSNIDELPQLLNVLRGEMSLVGPRPHALAHDRSFENRIALYARRHNVMPGITGWAQVNGLRGETLTDLDMERRVQHDLHYIDNWSVWLDIRIMVMTVFSPRAYRNAR; via the coding sequence ATGTTTCACGATCGCATTCCCGACGTCTTCGAGAAGCTTCCGGTGCCCCGGTCGCGGCGCGAAGTCTGGGCCGCGCTGCTGCCGCGCCGCCGGCGCGCCGCGTTCCGTGCCGGCCTGTCGGCGGCGACGGCGCTCGCCGACCTCGTCGGGATCCTGGGCATCGCCGCGCTGGTCGACGTCGCCTATTACCTCTCTCTGCACGGCGGGCTGCCGGCGGTGAGCACCAGCGGCAGCTTCGAGCTCGCCGCGCTCGTCGCCCTGTTCGTCCTGCTGACCAACCTCGTGCGCGAGGATTACAGCGTCGAGACGCTGCTCACGGACCGGCCGCACCTGACCCGGGTGGCGGCGGTCTGGGTCGGCGCCTGGGCCATCGCCCTGGTGATCGGCTTCGCGACGAAGACGACGCAGGATTATTCCCGCCTCGTCTCCCTCGGGATCTTCGTCACCGGCCTGCCCGGCCTGATCCTCGTGCGCGCGGCCATGCTGGGCGTGGTGCGCCGGGCGGTGACGCCGGCCTCCGCCTCGATCAACCGGGTCCACCTCGTCGGCTACGAGGAGGATATCACCCGCTTCTACGCCAACAACGACGCCGAGGCCCTCGGCCTGCGGGTGATCGGGACGAGCTACCTGCGCCGGATCGATCCGTTGGGCGACGACACCTCGCGCCGGGCCCAGCTGTCGGAGGACCTCGATCTGGCCGTCTCGGTGGTCCGCTTCCTGCGCCCCGACGACGTCTTCGTGCTGGTGCCGTGGTCGGAGGCCTCCGACATCGAGCGCTGCATCGACGCGTTCCTGCGCGTGCCCGCCGCCCTGCACCTGCGCCCCGGATCGGTGATGGACCGCTTCCCCGACCTCAAGCTCGCCCGGGTCGGCCGCCTCTCCGGCATCAATATCGGCCGCCGCCCGCTCTCGATCGGCGAATTGTTCCTGAAGCGCTGCCTCGACGTGAGCCTGGCCCTGGTGGCCCTGGTGCTGCTCGCGCCGCTGTTCCTCGTGGTGGCCGTGCTGATCCGGCTCGACAGCCCCGGCCCGGTCTTCTTCCGGCAGAAGCGCTACGGCTTCAACCAGCAGCCCTTCGGCGTGTTCAAGTTCCGCAGCATGCGCACCGACGGCGACACCGTGTTCCGGCAGGCCACCCGCAACGACAACCGCATCACGCCCATCGGGGCGCTGCTGCGCCGCTCGAACATCGACGAACTGCCCCAGCTCCTCAACGTGCTGCGCGGTGAGATGTCCCTGGTCGGGCCCCGCCCCCATGCGCTCGCCCACGACCGCAGCTTCGAGAACCGCATCGCCCTCTATGCCCGCCGCCACAACGTGATGCCGGGCATCACGGGCTGGGCCCAGGTCAACGGCCTGCGCGGCGAGACGCTGACCGATCTCGACATGGAGCGCCGCGTCCAGCACGACCTGCACTACATCGACAACTGGTCGGTCTGGCTCGACATCCGGATCATGGTCATGACCGTGTTCTCGCCCCGCGCCTACCGGAACGCCCGCTGA